The Prionailurus bengalensis isolate Pbe53 chromosome A3, Fcat_Pben_1.1_paternal_pri, whole genome shotgun sequence genome includes a window with the following:
- the ARID5A gene encoding AT-rich interactive domain-containing protein 5A isoform X2 yields the protein MVTGRRLWKNVYDELGGSPGSTSAATCTRRHYERLVLPYVRHLKGEDDKPLPPSKPRKQYKMAKEPRGDDGAPEKPKKAKEEKRLDQMMPGKTKTDAATDLAQLPSQEPPRDGTEQPGPALGTSLPFVGASSCPEAYKRLLSSFYCKGTHGIMSPLAKKKLLAQVSKAEALQCQEEGCRHGASSPNGDPQASPAVHLSESPQSPGKPAENSRHRLTPQEGLQAPGGSLREEALAGPRLPAPIFTGCFHAYPTEVLKPVSQHPRDFFPSLKDGALLGPPGKEEGLLVKEPQLVWGGDANHPSAFHKGSSRKGSPYPKPKACWVSPMAKVSAESPAPPPTFPSIPGLSNKRSLEEEGFAHGGKKLRAVSPFLKEVDAKECGAKSVGSGLAVSCLLGPALGPTLPEAYRGTMLRCPLNFAGTPDHLKGQATLPFSPLVIPTFPAHFLATTAPSPMATGLMHFPPASFDSALRHRLCPASSAWHVPPATTYAAPHFFHLNTKL from the exons ATG GTGACTGGCCGCCGCCTCTGGAAGAACGTGTACGACGAGCTGGGGGGCAGCCCGGGCAGCACCAGCGCGGCCACGTGCACACGCCGCCACTACGAGAG GCTGGTGCTCCCATACGTGCGGCACCTGAAGGGGGAGGACGACAAGCCACTGCCCCCTTCCAAGCCCAGGAAGCAATACAAGATGGCCAAGGAGCCCCGCGGGGATGACGGGGCCCCTGAGAAGCCGAAGAAGGCCAAGGAGGAGAAGCGGTTAGACCAA ATGATGCCAGGAAAGACCAAGACAGATGCTGCCACAGACCTGGCACAGCTTCCTAGCCAGGAGCCCCCCAGGGATGGCACAGAACAgccaggcccagccctgggcaCCTCTCTGCCCTTCGTGGGTGCCAGCAGCTGCCCTGAGGCCTACAAGCGGCTCCTGTCCAGCTTCTACTGCAAAGGAACGCATGGCATCATGTCACCACTGGCCAAAAAGAAGCTCCTGGCCCAGGTGAGCAAGGCGGAGGCCTTGCAGTGCCAGGAGGAGGGCTGTCGCCACGGGGCAAGCAGCCCTAATGGGGACCCCCAGGCATCCCCAGCTGTTCACCTCTCCGAAAGTCCTCAGAGCCCAGGAAAGCCAGCTGAGAACTCCAGGCACCGGCTGACCCCTCAGGAGGGATTACAGGCACCTGGTGGCAGCCTCAGGGAGGAGGCTCTGGCCGGTCCTCGCCTGCCAGCGCCCATCTTCACTGGCTGTTTCCATGCGTACCCCACCGAGGTGCTGAAGCCCGTCAGCCAGCACCCCCGGGACTTCTTCCCCAGCCTTAAAGATGGGGCGCTATTAGGGCCCCCTGGCAAAGAGGAGGGCCTGCTGGTCAAAGAGCCCCAGTTGGTGTGGGGCGGGGATGCCAACCACCCGTCTGCATTCCATAAAGGCAGCTCGAGAAAGGGCAGCCCCTACCCCAAGCCCAAAGCCTGCTGGGTGTCCCCCATGGCCAAGGTCTCTGCCGAGAGCCCTGCACCCCCACCTACCTTCCCTAGCATCCCAGGCCTGAGCAACAAGCGCAGCCTGGAAGAAGAGGGCTTTGCCCATGGTGGCAAAAAACTGCGGGCAGTGTCTCCCTTTCTTAAGGAGGTGGACGCCAAGGAGTGCGGGGCCAAATCCGTGGGGTCCGGCTTGGCCGTGTCCTGCCTGCTGGGCCCAGCGCTGGGGCCCACCCTCCCCGAGGCCTACAGGGGCACCATGCTGCGTTGCCCGCTGAACTTTGCCGGCACCCCGGACCACTTAAAGGGCCAAGCCACACTCCCCTTCAGCCCCCTGGTCATCCCTACCTTCCCGGCCCACTTCCTAGCCACTACAGCGCCCTCCCCCATGGCCACCGGTCTGATGCACTTCCCCCCGGCATCCTTCGACAGTGCCCTTCGCCACAGACTTTGCCCAGCCTCGTCTGCATGGCACGTGCCACCTGCCACAACCTATGCAGCACCCCACTTCTTCCACCTCAACACCAAGCTTTAG
- the ARID5A gene encoding AT-rich interactive domain-containing protein 5A isoform X1 encodes MAPPVKGKRKQSEEGDPLDPSVSPQRDGEQSRSQSPIHLEDSPEAGGEREEDQEREEEQAFLVSLYKFMKERHTPIERVPHLGFKQINLWKIYKAVEKLGAYEMVTGRRLWKNVYDELGGSPGSTSAATCTRRHYERLVLPYVRHLKGEDDKPLPPSKPRKQYKMAKEPRGDDGAPEKPKKAKEEKRLDQMMPGKTKTDAATDLAQLPSQEPPRDGTEQPGPALGTSLPFVGASSCPEAYKRLLSSFYCKGTHGIMSPLAKKKLLAQVSKAEALQCQEEGCRHGASSPNGDPQASPAVHLSESPQSPGKPAENSRHRLTPQEGLQAPGGSLREEALAGPRLPAPIFTGCFHAYPTEVLKPVSQHPRDFFPSLKDGALLGPPGKEEGLLVKEPQLVWGGDANHPSAFHKGSSRKGSPYPKPKACWVSPMAKVSAESPAPPPTFPSIPGLSNKRSLEEEGFAHGGKKLRAVSPFLKEVDAKECGAKSVGSGLAVSCLLGPALGPTLPEAYRGTMLRCPLNFAGTPDHLKGQATLPFSPLVIPTFPAHFLATTAPSPMATGLMHFPPASFDSALRHRLCPASSAWHVPPATTYAAPHFFHLNTKL; translated from the exons CACCTCCTGtcaaagggaaaaggaaacagtCAGAGGAGGGTGATCCCCTAGACCCATCTGTGTCCCCTCAACGCGATGGTGAACAGAGCAGGAGCCAGAGCCCCATCCATCTGGAG GACTCCCCCGAGGCAGGCGGGGAGCGGGAGGAGGACCAGGAGCGGGAGGAGGAGCAGGCCTTCCTGGTCAGCCTCTACAAGTTCATGAAGGAGCGACACACGCCCATCGAGAGGGTGCCCCATCTCGGCTTCAAGCAGA TTAACCTGTGGAAGATCTACAAAGCAGTGGAGAAGCTGGGGGCCTATGAGATG GTGACTGGCCGCCGCCTCTGGAAGAACGTGTACGACGAGCTGGGGGGCAGCCCGGGCAGCACCAGCGCGGCCACGTGCACACGCCGCCACTACGAGAG GCTGGTGCTCCCATACGTGCGGCACCTGAAGGGGGAGGACGACAAGCCACTGCCCCCTTCCAAGCCCAGGAAGCAATACAAGATGGCCAAGGAGCCCCGCGGGGATGACGGGGCCCCTGAGAAGCCGAAGAAGGCCAAGGAGGAGAAGCGGTTAGACCAA ATGATGCCAGGAAAGACCAAGACAGATGCTGCCACAGACCTGGCACAGCTTCCTAGCCAGGAGCCCCCCAGGGATGGCACAGAACAgccaggcccagccctgggcaCCTCTCTGCCCTTCGTGGGTGCCAGCAGCTGCCCTGAGGCCTACAAGCGGCTCCTGTCCAGCTTCTACTGCAAAGGAACGCATGGCATCATGTCACCACTGGCCAAAAAGAAGCTCCTGGCCCAGGTGAGCAAGGCGGAGGCCTTGCAGTGCCAGGAGGAGGGCTGTCGCCACGGGGCAAGCAGCCCTAATGGGGACCCCCAGGCATCCCCAGCTGTTCACCTCTCCGAAAGTCCTCAGAGCCCAGGAAAGCCAGCTGAGAACTCCAGGCACCGGCTGACCCCTCAGGAGGGATTACAGGCACCTGGTGGCAGCCTCAGGGAGGAGGCTCTGGCCGGTCCTCGCCTGCCAGCGCCCATCTTCACTGGCTGTTTCCATGCGTACCCCACCGAGGTGCTGAAGCCCGTCAGCCAGCACCCCCGGGACTTCTTCCCCAGCCTTAAAGATGGGGCGCTATTAGGGCCCCCTGGCAAAGAGGAGGGCCTGCTGGTCAAAGAGCCCCAGTTGGTGTGGGGCGGGGATGCCAACCACCCGTCTGCATTCCATAAAGGCAGCTCGAGAAAGGGCAGCCCCTACCCCAAGCCCAAAGCCTGCTGGGTGTCCCCCATGGCCAAGGTCTCTGCCGAGAGCCCTGCACCCCCACCTACCTTCCCTAGCATCCCAGGCCTGAGCAACAAGCGCAGCCTGGAAGAAGAGGGCTTTGCCCATGGTGGCAAAAAACTGCGGGCAGTGTCTCCCTTTCTTAAGGAGGTGGACGCCAAGGAGTGCGGGGCCAAATCCGTGGGGTCCGGCTTGGCCGTGTCCTGCCTGCTGGGCCCAGCGCTGGGGCCCACCCTCCCCGAGGCCTACAGGGGCACCATGCTGCGTTGCCCGCTGAACTTTGCCGGCACCCCGGACCACTTAAAGGGCCAAGCCACACTCCCCTTCAGCCCCCTGGTCATCCCTACCTTCCCGGCCCACTTCCTAGCCACTACAGCGCCCTCCCCCATGGCCACCGGTCTGATGCACTTCCCCCCGGCATCCTTCGACAGTGCCCTTCGCCACAGACTTTGCCCAGCCTCGTCTGCATGGCACGTGCCACCTGCCACAACCTATGCAGCACCCCACTTCTTCCACCTCAACACCAAGCTTTAG